Proteins from a single region of Theileria parva strain Muguga chromosome 1, complete sequence, whole genome shotgun sequence:
- the TIM50 gene encoding NLI interacting factor-like phosphatase family protein, producing the protein MKRLILRKIYFYVKSSGFYSSSFVHSQKLFFSQNSTNSSKFVDKNASFQELNPKSQSSNSNNTQNTVNKSHKPEESQNSTQSSESRESPKSQESDDPEKDVKSGSKLKRFRFLPFGIYGGALLVFSGFALSYYIDRRKDLRGLKFSQVLDDLTQYVYDTIEEFFPTDNTPLLPDFKELNYPPNLPTLVLDLDKVIAKMEYDRKLGWRVKKRPYADNFFKELINYYEIVIWSDDAYPVAYDIANHWGLPVIGCIHRDHCKKFKGSYIKDLSRLGRDLDRVVMIDHDKTACALQQENCILIKEFDGDENDEELLLLINLLKTMAINPKDVKAQMRELGGGHDYGIGRRFSERFSVKQKIAEKRMNLSKMMGFKH; encoded by the coding sequence atGAAAAGATTAATATTGAGAAAAATATACTTTTATGTTAAAAGTTCTGGTTTCTATTCCAGCAGTTTTGTGCATTCTCAAAAGTTGTTTTTCAGCCAAAACAGCACAAATTCTAGTAAATTCGTTGATAAAAATGCCAGCTTCCAGGAATTAAATCCTAAATCGCAGTCTTCCAATTCTAATAATACACAAAATACCGTAAATAAATCACATAAACCTGAAGAATCACAAAATTCAACACAATCCTCAGAATCTAGAGAATCTCCAAAATCTCAAGAATCTGACGATCCTGAGAAAGATGTTAAATCAGGTTCTAAATTAAAGAGGTTTCGTTTTTTACCTTTTGGCATTTATGGCGGTGCTTTGTTGGTGTTTAGTGGGTTTGCCTTATCTTACTACATTGACCGCCGTAAGGATTTGAGGGGACTGAAGTTCTCTCAAGTGCTCGATGACCTTACACAGTACGTTTATGACACGATTGAGGAGTTTTTTCCAACTGACAACACTCCATTGCTGCCAGATTTCAAGGAGCTTAACTATCCCCCAAACCTGCCAACTCTGGTTTTAGACTTGGATAAGGTAATTGCCAAGATGGAGTATGACCGTAAATTAGGCTGGAGAGTGAAGAAAAGGCCTTACGCAGACAATTTCTTCAAGGAACTGATTAACTATTACGAGATTGTGATTTGGTCAGATGATGCTTATCCTGTCGCATATGACATTGCCAATCACTGGGGCCTTCCAGTGATTGGATGTATTCATAGAGACCACTGCAAGAAGTTCAAAGGGAGTTATATTAAGGATTTGTCTCGTCTAGGTCGTGACCTTGATAGGGTAGTTATGATCGACCACGACAAGACTGCTTGTGCACTACAGCAGGAGAATTGTATTCTGATTAAGGAATTTGACGGAGATGAAAACGACGAGGAACTTCTGTTGCTGATTAATCTGCTTAAGACTATGGCTATAAACCCCAAGGACGTTAAGGCTCAGATGCGGGAACTTGGTGGAGGGCACGACTACGGGATTGGCCGCAGGTTCAGTGAACGCTTTTCCGTTAAGCAGAAAATCGCTGAAAAGCGAATGAACCTCAGTAAAATGATGGGATTCAAACATTAG
- a CDS encoding DWNN domain protein, which produces MSEDCCIFYRFGSERNIWRELHSQSSSGILISDLKIKIAQESSLTREFARKTNLLISLYDDNKPNELFPLDDNIVIHSGSRLIINRVAWTPSKPIVHQAKSYIDVTVGGKTPGKRKLPISLICQLCHKPLNQPYLVKCSARCGCTGCKNCLEECLGESLPDFYNTDPDQPDQNTETKTKVEIPKDEKSEPYVKRESDKNDEIRVKSEIDGNNVKLEIMDGMENFEALEYNLASNVDDETCEMYVLEEKKGCPFCGHGFVSACLKNRKLNALLAGIDLEIFEVPEEIEFYFPTPNPLVFSHQQFPQHYLLDIQQELYQLVLEKMLIPVFDNSILDATVVKYQTNQTYNSENLENLESNVNREKIVNSENNLNREDNVTTENNVNLVKSDSFEKFENSNIETEVNINLDESVICIILVRRQPDVMSICGIMRILYEMPDVDFLNKTGSRTSLKFEWIKLNTVPMNVPVTKQPLFGLLGGKKYTDVSLNSEGEVMWRYKTERMVEVGIDPKCYNSILLSLFNNLDIEMNLEKSKKNWLQTFFPSPQPLYVTGSGKVVKESDIPEGEQVDKGNPFLGYAGLLPFLSRSQFDQVRKTQRRVKEQYLKDLTKQIMVNTHPDKGRILLEKLNHNIWFSNIQYASST; this is translated from the coding sequence atgtcGGAGGAttgttgtatattttacaggTTTGGGAGTGAGCGGAACATATGGCGTGAGCTTCACAGCCAAAGCAGTTCCGGAATACTAATTTCCGActtgaaaattaaaatagcTCAGGAGTCGTCTTTGACTCGAGAGTTTGCCCGGAAAACCAATCTCTTAATCTCACTATACGATGATAATAAACCTAATGAACTATTTCCACTAGATGATAACATTGTAATCCACAGCGGCTCTaggttaattattaatcgTGTGGCTTGGACTCCTTCAAAACCTATAGTTCACCAGGCGAAATCATATATAGACGTCACAGTAGGCGGTAAAACACCGGGAAAGCGTAAGCTACCAATCTCACTAATATGCCAACTATGTCACAAACCATTAAACCAACCATATCTTGTTAAATGTTCAGCTCGCTGTGGCTGTACTGGATGCAAAAACTGCCTTGAAGAATGCCTCGGCGAGTCATTACCAGATTTCTACAACACAGATCCAGATCAACCTGATCAAAACACTGAAACAAAGACAAAAGTTGAAATACCAAAGGATGAAAAATCGGAACCTTATGTAAAAAGAGAaagtgataaaaatgatgaaattcGTGTTAAATCTGAAATTGATggaaataatgtaaaattagaaattaTGGATGGGATGGAGAACTTCGAAGCTCTGGAGTATAATTTAGCATCAAATGTGGACGATGAGACTTGCGAGATGTATGTGTTGGAGGAGAAAAAGGGCTGTCCCTTTTGCGGTCACGGGTTTGTGAGTGCTTGCCTGAAGAACAGGAAACTTAATGCGCTTTTGGCAGGCATCGATTTAGAGATTTTTGAAGTCCCAGAAGAGATTGAATTTTACTTCCCAACGCCCAATCCGCTTGTATTCTCACATCAGCAGTTTCCtcaacactatttactCGACATTCAACAGGAACTTTATCAACTTGTCCTTGAGAAGATGCTAATACCAGTTTTTGACAATAGTATACTCGATGCCACTGTTGTTAAATATCAAACCAATCAAACTTATAATAGCgaaaatttggaaaatttGGAAAGTAATGTAAACAGAGAAAAGATTGTAAATTcggaaaataatttaaatagaGAAGACAATGTAACTACTGagaataatgtaaatttagtGAAATCAGATagttttgaaaaatttgaGAATTCAAATATTGAAACCGAAGTTAATATAAACTTGGATGAAAGTgttatatgtataatattagtgAGAAGACAGCCGGATGTAATGAGTATATGTGGAATAATGAGAATATTGTATGAGATGCCGGATGTTGATTTTTTGAATAAAACAGGTTCGAGAACTTCTCTGAAATTTGAGTGGATCAAGCTCAACACAGTTCCAATGAATGTGCCCGTGACTAAGCAGCCGTTGTTTGGTCTTTTGggtggtaaaaaatacacgGACGTCTCACTTAACAGTGAAGGTGAGGTGATGTGGAGGTATAAAACTGAACGAATGGTCGAGGTTGGAATTGATCCAAAGTGTTACAACTCAATCCTCTTATCtctatttaacaatttggACATTGAGATGAACTTGGAAAAGAGTAAGAAAAATTGGCTTCAAACATTCTTTCCATCACCTCAGCCTTTATATGTTACTGGATCAGGGAAGGTAGTTAAGGAGTCAGATATCCCAGAGGGAGAACAAGTCGACAAGGGGAATCCGTTTTTAGGTTACGCTGGGCTTCTGCCGTTTTTGAGTAGATCGCAATTTGACCAAGTTAGGAAAACCCAGAGAAGAGTCAAGGAACAATATTTGAAGGATTTGACAAAACAGATAATGGTAAACACGCACCCAGACAAGGGCAGAATATTACTCGAAAAACTCAACCATAACATTTGGTTCTCTAACATCCAATACGCATCTTCAACATGA
- a CDS encoding RNA pseudouridylate synthase family protein produces MLIKCTIVIGVVLGFIRNPQSYYMKRKLLYSQQEEEPYRFVDGFRLVVPYSNVYKTFVKERWLGKPLQKVLKDEFAAFTPDYINFAINKNNIKVILQNGEELDNTSENVLDHILKPNERIIHEAIVHEPVALNSNIPVVWENEEYIVVSKPTSIPVYQTGTYKYNSLMEIMRRELPSCRGIKLFTIHRIDKLVSGLVAFAKSANSASELSQAIRDNEVKKVYIARVNGDFSHLLNNSHRDSGDKSDDSLENVFESVGYMRVISKKEGRYEFVGENAEDESYKPSVTRFKFIKYNKDLDESLVLCSPITGRTHQIRANLRYLGHPISNDPWYNNEELTDGSKYFKPIPPIKWSINEEGNWCIPQLNFNDSSTDKVNDDDHKFHIGLNNEVINGSSRICSGIFLHSLRFNWLNHFDVVDSLPKWVNDFNISTKLNPTL; encoded by the exons atgttaataaaatgtacAATAGTAATAGGTGTAGTCTTGGGATTTATTAGGAATCCGCAAAGTTATTATATGAAGAGAAAATTACTCTACTCTCAacag GAGGAAGAGCCTTATAGATTTGTTGATGGGTTTAGACTTGTTGTACCCTACAGTAATGTATATAAGACGTTTGTGAAGGAACGTTGGCTTGGAAAGCCTCTTCAAAAGGTACTAAAGGACGAATTTGCAGCGTTTACGCCAGATTATATCAATTTCGccattaataaaaataacattaaagtCATTTTACAAAATGGTGAGGAGTTGGATAATACCTCTGAGAATGTGTTGGACCACATTTTAAAGCCAAATGAGCGTATTATACACGAGGCCATTGTCCACGAGCCTGTAGCTCTTAACTCTAATATACCAGTTGTATGGGAGAATGAAGAGTATATAGTAGTCTCAAAACCTACAAGTATTCCCGTTTATCAAACTGGAACCTATAAATACAACTCTTTGATGGAGATTATGAGGCGTGAACTCCCCTCGTGCCGTGGGATTAAACTGTTTACTATTCACAGAATTGATAAACTCGTTTCAGGACTAGTTGCCTTTGCTAAAAGTGCCAACTCAGCCTCTGAACTATCTCAGGCTATCAGGGATAATGAGGTCAAAAAAGTATACATAGCAAGAGTTAACGGTGATTTTTCACATTTACTCAATAATTCACACCGTGATAGTGGAGATAAAAGTGACGATTCGTTAGAAAATGTATTTGAGAGTGTAGGATACATGAGAgtaattagtaaaaaagAAGGAAGATATGAGTTTGTGGGTGAGAATGCCGAGGATGAGAGTTATAAGCCCTCAGTGACTAGGtttaagtttataaaatataacaaGGATCTTGACGAATCACTAGTTTTATGTTCGCCAATTACCGGAAGAACACATCAAATCAG GGCAAATTTGAGATATTTGGGTCATCCGATTTCAAATGATCCTTGGTACAATAATGAAGAGTTGACAGACGGGAGTAAGTATTTCAAGCCCATTCCTCCAATTAAATGGTCAATTAACGAGGAAGGGAATTGGTGTATACCTCagcttaattttaatgattccAGTACAGATAAAGTTAATGACGATGATCACAAGTTTCACATTGGTCTGAATAATGAAGTAATTAATGGTTCTAGTAGAATTTGTTCTGGAATATTCTTGCACTCCTTGAGGTTTAACTGGTTAAATCACTTTGATGTCGTCGATTCTCTTCCAAAATGGGTCAACGATTTCAACATTTCAACCAAACTAAATCCAACCCTTTAA
- the VPS53 gene encoding Vps53-like domain protein has translation MESKLYDLNKLLENPVSFLNENFPDEYSFYAIDSLISQLDDEIRSQDASLIKLFEDKAVAGDRVHERFENLQLVTNKLEAKISEIKDQSRKGESSLKLLSSDIRALHNAKINICDTIVTLKRILMFSHMLEDLSKHAKERSYGEASGYVVVLKELRNSLNPLKKSPSVCKLLSSCDSLLHKLREQIVEDLELKLGFKMIDAQVEEQQLQLDKLCLCADLLDESIRKSISNKYSQHLKNLYENNFYHSFDLKTVDNLNHRFSWFRRTLNEYNEGVGVHIPMNWYIYEKSAIAFVQSLKSQLIEVLSETHQSLSASSLVSCLLRCREFEDELENKFTQNQSKLSGDLVDKVKTADNVEFPEVLSEVKEDEKLEKRPELGRMLSSCFESYLGPWIASEESQLEDLLSRIISDTDSSIMFVFVSARELFSSINARLQVTMTISSEQALYEMFLVFRKIIAKYQQHLSGRYALVKRTTDLELLAKVTGNTIATADYCLEMIDKLADEIKDNISHTYSSLITFTNEKEKISAVKSDSFKLLLDFMCTFLPYSTETNLDVSGPSDLLVKNEGLIMKRLEVSTKYLPSVYLYHITNKIARNALAHFKDFIFSLNSVTEILTQQLLLDAFELRRFLTDKVKELLVTLPQGYMESIVNEVDKIESMIKVLTTPNNCKESFEVFLTENGGPCTQQELDILLNIKRL, from the exons ATGGAATCTAAATTGTACGACTTGAATAAGTTATTGGAGAACCCGGTGAGTTTTTTGAATGAGAACTTTCCCGACGAATACAGTTTCTACGCCATAGACTCCTTAATATCGCAGTTGGATGACGAGATTAGGTCTCAGGATGCCTCCCTGATCAAGTTATTTGAGGACAAAGCTGTTGCCGGTGACCGCGTCCATGAGCGCTTTGAGAACCTTCAACTTGTAACAAATAAACTTGAGGCTAAGATTAGTGAAATTAAAGACCAGTCACGGAAAGGTGAAAGTTCCCTGAAACTTCTATCATCTGACATCAGAGCTCTTCACAAtgctaaaattaatatatgtgACACCATCGTCACCCTAAAGAGGATTCTCAT GTTCTCTCATATGTTGGAAGACTTGAGTAAGCATGCAAAGGAAAGAAGTTATGGTGAGGCGTCTGGATATGTTGTGGTTCTAAAAGAACTGAGAAATTCTCTTAATCCTCTGAAGAAATCACCTTCagtttgtaaattattgtcCTCATGTGATTCTCTACTCCATAAGCTCAGGGAGCAGATTGTAGAGGATCTTGAGCTTAAACTTGGATTTAAAATGATAGACGCACAGGTTGAGGAACAACAACTACAGTTGGATAAATTGTGCTTGTGTGCTGATTTATTGGACGAATCCATAAGAAAATCCATCTCAAATAAGTACTCACAACACTTGAAGAACTTATACGAAAATAACTTTTATCACTCATTTGACCTCAAGA CCGTGGACAATTTAAATCATCGCTTCTCTTGGTTTAGAAGAACTCTCAACGAATATAAT GAGGGAGTTGGAGTACATATACCCATGAACTGGTACATTTATGAAAAGTCTGCAATCGCATTTGTACAATCACTCAAATCACAACTCata GAAGTGTTGAGTGAAACCCACCAGAGTTTAAGTGCAAGTAGTTTAGTGTCATGTCTACTTCGTTGCAGAGAGTTTGAAGATGAACTGGAAAacaaatttacacaaaacCAGTCTAAACTCAGTGGCGACCTTGTGGACAAAGTTAAAACAGCTGATAACGTTGAATTTCCAGAAGTGTTAAGTGAAGTGAAAGAAGATGAAAAGTTGGAAAAAAGACCTGAACTTGGCAGAATGTTGAGTAGTTGTTTTGAAAGTTATCTTGGGCCTTGGATCGCAAGTGAAGAATCACAACTTGAAGATTTATTATCTCGAATTATCAGTGATACAG aTTCCTCAATAATGTTTGTGTTTGTATCGGCACGTGAGTTGTTCTCGTCAATAAACGCGAGGCTACAAGTGACAATGACCATCAGTTCTGAGCAGGCACTTTATGAGATGTTTCTAGTGTTCAGGAAGATAATCGCAAAGTATCAGCAGCATTTGAGTGGACGTTACGCCTTGGTAAAAAGGACTACGGATTTAGAACTTTTGGCCAAGGTTACTGGAAACACTATTGCAACAGCAGACTACTGCCTTGAAATGATCGATAAACTCGCTGATGAAATTAAGGATAACATTTCACACACATATTCCAGCCTCATTACCTTTACCAATGAAAAAG aAAAAATATCAGCTGTTAAATCGGACTCGTTTAAGCTATTGTTGGACTTTATGTGTACATTTCTGCCCTACTCTACTGAAACTAATTTGGACGTTTCAGGTCCCTCTGACCTTTTAGTCAAGAACGAAGGCCTGATTATGAAGCGTTTGGAGGTCTCTACCAAGTACCTTCCCAGCGTTTACTTGTACCATATCACGAATAAAATTGCTCGAAACGCCTTGGCCCACTTTAAGGACTTTATCTTCTCACTCAACTCAGTTACTGAAATTCTCACCCAGCAACTGCTGCTAGACGCTTTCGAACTAAGACGTTTTCTCACAGACAAAGTTAAAGAACTACTCGTTACTCTTCCACAAG GGTATATGGAGAGTATAGTTAATGAAGTGGATAAAATAGAATCAATGATTAAAGTGTTAACAACACCGAATAACTGTAAAGAATCATTTGAAG tatttttaaccGAGAACGGAGGACCGTGTACTCAGCAAGAGCTCGACATATTACTCAACATTAAACgcttataa
- a CDS encoding Transcriptional repressor TCF25 family protein produces the protein MSSRQIRRLKERLKEESDEELERKFIIRNDRPKFSFTQLEDSSDSDTGTSSNDDTSDHSDDSDNLSDSGGSKNSGSSGNLDILNGKSGNFKNLKQDTQSSEEDSDWEKLLNEVTEVNTESISSSEPVSNHFLSSPQHYFRIKDMDKNKYVKSHGYSTRFWLCPSITTKESMQLRLLSSKLVEIGCETHDNRDRFTLILSPTYQEVDYLSSSALNTQDFELFRSLLHSNPTHLGLLIRSALINTITNNHEESFANLYLALKILQTILPHRFNLYRTTNFSDLTLPNVYLPCLGDNIVIYRLLILYMISLERKGQWQTALAVCKLLLAMDYPNDTSHALLHVDLYLLNSFSPDSSLIQFSRNYNSISPEMPLLYLFLPNFSLTLALQVYLGMDLKRNQCDLEEIKSQLPAVLDLDCDLAELAENPNPNTPFLLLIRSLLQFPIFIVKMSERVGTSGEVRNCAMKEPFSHWSSVQDLGYENPYDQLTRCYVYKCGDLWSSNNSTFLGQTATMLVQLYQDKEVRDLINQFQDNYFDFRNEIELPEEYTNVSITEFDLANYSLPMLLDFQT, from the exons atgtCATCAAGGCAGATAAGAAGATTAAAGGAGAGGTTAAAGGAGGAATCAGATGAAGAATTGGAACGGAAATTCATAATAAGAAATGATAGGCCAAAGTTCTCATTCACACAACTCGAAGATTCCAGCGATTCCGACACTGGTACATCCTCAAATGATGACACATCTGATCATTCAGATGATTCTGATAATTTAAGTGATTCTGGAGGTTCTAAAAATTCTGGAAGTTCTGGTAATTTGGATATATTGAACGGGAAGTctggaaattttaaaaatttgaaacaAGATACTCAATCATCA GAGGAAGATTCAGATTGGGAAAAGTTATTAAATGAAGTAACTGAAGTCAACACCGAGTCAATTTCTAGTTCTGAACCTGTTTCAAATCATTTCTTATCATCTCCTCAACATTACTTCAGAATCAAAG ATATGGATAAGAATAAGTATGTAAAATCGCATGGGTATTCTACGAGATTCTGGCTTTGCCCATCCATTACCACCAAAGAGTCAATGCAGTTGAGACTTTTATCCTCCAAACTTGTTGAAATCGGATGTGAAACGCATGATAATCGGGACAGATTCACACTTATACTCTCTCCAAC ATATCAAGAAGTTGATTATTTAAGTTCATCAGCCTTGAATACACAAGATTTTGAACTATTCCGCTCACTCTTACATTCAAATCCAACGCATTTAGGACTACTCATACGCTCAGCTCTCATTAACACCATCACA AACAATCATGAGGAATCGTTTGCGAATTTGTATTTGGCTTTGAAAATACTACAGACCATTTTACCACACCGGTTTAACCTTTATCGCACAACCAACTTCTCAGATCTCACTCTACCCAAT GTATATTTACCGTGCTTGGGAgataatatagtaatataccGTCTactaatattgtatatgaTATCGTTGGAGAGGAAAGGACAGTGGCAGACAGCTTTGGCAGTCTGTAAGCTTTTGTTGGCAATGGACTACCCAAATGACACATCGCATGCACTTTTGCACGTTGACTTGTACCTGCTCAACTCATTCTCACCAGACTCATCACTCATCCAATTCTCAAGGAATTACAACTCAATTAGCCCTGAAATGCCTTTGTTGTACTTATTTTTACCAAACTTCTCACTAACACTTGCGTTGCAAGTGTACTTGGGGATGGATCTTAAGAGGAACCAGTGTGACTTGGAAGAGATTAAATCTCAGTTACCAGCCGTTTTAGACCTCGATTGTGATCTTGCAGAGCTGGCTGAGAATCCAAACCCTAACACGCCTTTTTTACTATTGATCAGGTCACTACTCCAATTCCCAATATTCATTGTTAAGATGAGTGAAAGAGTTGGGACCTCTGGTGAGGTGAGGAATTGTGCAATGAAGGAACCGTTCAGTCACTGGAGCTCAGTACAGGATCTTGGCTACGAAAATCCATATGATCAACTGACTCGGTGTTATGTGTACAAGTGCGGTGACCTTTGGAGCTCTAACAACTCAACATTTTTAGGTCAAACAGCAACCATGTTAGTCCAGTTGTACCAGGATAAGGAGGTTAGAGATTTGATTAACCAGTTCCAGGACAATTATTTTGATTTCAGAAATGAAATTGAACTCCCGGAAGAATACACAAACGTATCAATAACGGAATTCGATCTCGCAAACTACTCACTTCCAATGCTACTCGACTTCCAAACCTAA